A genomic window from Colletotrichum destructivum chromosome 7, complete sequence includes:
- a CDS encoding uncharacterized protein (Putative zn(2)Cys(6) fungal-type DNA-binding domain, transcription factor domain, fungi), producing MESSNTQRRITKRSSYACSRCRRQKIKCSGLHPCNNCTQRRLTCIFDERDNKVMVTQGYLSELQQKVARLERAQARAFTEQSLRDLDGNGADSITHREGSSPISDEKRRPSYHSPERAPRDSPPRDGEDPDLTNPLTTTPSRFCMSASNGQPYFLGSSSNWSFSRQVLSVTHQHVCQSPLPTNSLLFDGCAYDLGWDGSRTTQTLDNRLIPSYDYAIFLINAVKFHCGQMFHLFEEDEFMANMHTFYSKSSTDRAEEDSLWYIHFLVVLAFGKSLIQRKSQGKRPAGAEFFVRALQLLPDVTALCKQPILSTEILCCMAWYYQALDFRHAAHNFIGQAKSVAMNHGMHTDMPVMELGPGLVQRCRKIWWTVYVLDRQMTSLMGLPQSTLDEGVYCQLPSYPGSVHRTAALSMQIKFARIIAEISSTVYGANGRLNKKFVLSTKAVLQSIVSVADELRTSFPLYADERFDGISRLSAHLHLLYYQCIILATRPLLLCCLIKRFDAPLEADSLMASPKVRNPLQMCAESAVQILNILDRLRSQGLLETFLPLDLDSLFVSTVALLVARGVDSRLIESQSPWLEKSNAILEEMVAGGNLIAAFRKNEMQKLEEMLVEFEASRPRASGESIAAPTGISWQQADTTLQASARGEVQEPISQDNLPVCREFTTDSSSQAEDLTTQQIIDVVNSMEWEDNEWMSFTTIQDEV from the exons ATGGAGTCTTCCAACACTCAGCGACGGATCACGAAGCGATCATCATACGC CTGCTCGCGATGCCGGAGACAGAAGATCAAGTGTTCGGGGCTTCACCCGTGCAACAACTGCACTCAGCGGCGGCTGACATGTATATTCGATGAACGAGATAACAAGGTCATGGTGACACAAGG TTACCTGTCCGAACTACAACAAAAAGTTGCGCGGTTGGAACGGGCCCAAGCAAGAGCCTTTACGGAACAGAGCTTGAGGGATCTCGACGGCAATGGTGCCGATAGCATCACTCATCGCGAAGGGTCCAGTCCCATCTCTGACGAGAAGCGGAGGCCCAGCTACCATAGCCCTGAAAGAGCACCTCGAGACTCGCCACCCAGAGATGGAGAGGATCCAGATTTGACAAATCCCCTCACGACAACGCCATCCAGATTTTGCATGTCTGCTTCAAACGGCCAACCTT ATTTCTTAGGCTCCTCCTCAAACTGGTCGTTCTCTCGGCAAGTTCTGAGCGTGACACACCAACACGTTTGCCAATCTCCGCTTCCGACCAACAGTCTCCTATTCGACGGTTGCGCGTATGATCTCGGATGGGACGGCTCTAGAACCACGCAAACATTGGACAACCGGTTGATACCGAGCTATGACTacgccatcttcctcatcaaCGCGGTCAAGTTCCATTGCGGCCAAATGTTCCATCTCTTCGAAGAGGACGAGTTCATGGCCAACATGCACACCTTTTACTCAAAATCTTCTACTGACAgggcagaagaagacagTCTCTGGTACATACACTTTCTGGTGGTTCTGGCCTTTGGGAAGAGCCTCATCCAACGAAAGAGCCAAGGCAAGAGACCGGCTGGGGCCGAGTTCTTTGTAAGGGCGCTTCAACTTCTCCCCGATGTCACCGCCCTTTGCAAGCAGCCGATCTTATCGACGGAGATACTCTGCTGTATGGCGTGGTATTACCAAGCTCTGGATTTCCGGCATGCTGCTCATAACTTT ATCGGGCAGGCCAAAAGTGTAGCAATGAACCACGGCATGCACACGGATATGCCGGTGATGGAATTAGGACCGGGCCTTGTGCAACGATGCCGCAAAATTTGGTGGACCGTTTACGTTTTGGACCGACAGATGACTTCGCTGATGGGTCTTCCCCAGTCCACACTGGATGAGGGCGTCTACTGCCAACTGCCTTCATATCCGGGCTCTGTCCATCGCACGGCCGCGTTGAGCATGCAGATCAAGTTCGCCCGAATCATTGCCGAGATTAGCAGCA CTGTTTACGGTGCAAACGGGCGACTGAACAAGAAGTTCGTCCTGAGCACAAAGGCGGTCCTGCAGAGCATCGTCTCGGtggccgacgagctgcgaACCTCGTTTCCGCTGTATGCTGACGAGCGTTTTGACGGCATCTCGAGGCTTTCTGCCCACCTACACCTCTTGTACTACCAG TGTATCATTCTGGCGACGAGACCTTTGCTACTGTGCTGTCTGATCAAAAGATTCGATGCgcccctcgaggccgactcGCTCATGGCATCGCCAAAAGTCCGAAACCCGCTGCAAATGTGCGCGGAATCCGCCGTCCAAATTCTCAACATCCTCGACAGATTGAGAAGCCAGGGTTTGCTTG AAACGTTCCTCCCCTTGGATCTTGACTCTCTCTTCGTATCAACggtcgccctcctcgtcgctcgCGGTGTCGACTCGCGCTTGATAGAGAGCCAGTCACCTTGGCTTGAGAAGTCAAACGCCATTCTTGAGGAAATGGTTGCCGGCGGAAATCTCATCGCCGCGTTCCGCAAGAATGAGATGCAGAAGCTGGAGGAGATGCTCGTGGAGTTCGAGGCCAGCCGGCCTCGCGCATCGGGTGAATCTATTGCTGCCCCCACAGGGATATCGTGGCAGCAGGCGGACACGACTCTTCAGGCGTCGGCGCGGGGAGAGGTGCAAGAGCCCATTAGCCAGGACAACTTGCCAGTTTGCAGGGAGTTCACCACAGACAGCAGTAGCCAGGCGGAGGACTTAACTACGCAGCAGATCATCGATGTGGTCAACTCGATGGAGTGGGAAGACAATGAGTGGATGTCCTTCACAACCATTCAAGACGAAGTTTAA